From the genome of Malus sylvestris chromosome 6, drMalSylv7.2, whole genome shotgun sequence, one region includes:
- the LOC126625776 gene encoding truncated transcription factor CAULIFLOWER A-like isoform X1 — protein sequence MGRGRVQLKRIENKINRQVTFSKRTSGLLKKAHEISVLCDAEVALIVFSTKGKLFEYSTDSCMERILERYERYSHAERQLLANDNESTGNWTLEHAKLKARVEVLQRNQSHYMGEDLQILSFQELQNLEQQLDSALRRIRSRKNQVMYESISELQKKDKALQEQNNLLAKNVKEKEKAVTSQAQLEHAQKQSLDSSSTLLPQELQYLNFSRSNYHQAIRSSNGISGDNQQDGDETATPHRPNTLLPPWMLRHLNE from the exons ATGGGGAGGGGAAGGGTGCAGCTGAAGAGGATTGAGAACAAGATCAACAGGCAGGTGaccttctcaaagagaacgtcaGGGCTGCTGAAGAAAGCTCATGAGATTTCTGTACTTTGTGATGCTGAGGTTGCTTTGATTGTCTTCTCTACCAAAGGCAAGCTTTTTGAGTACTCCACTGATTCCTG CATGGAAAGGATCCTGGAAAGGTACGAAAGATACTCACATGCAGAGAGGCAGCTTCTTGCAAATGATAATGAATCCACT GGGAACTGGACTCTGGAACATGCAAAGCTCAAGGCTAGGGTGGAGGTTTTACAAAGAAATCAAAG TCATTATATGGGAGAAGATCTCCAAATCTTAAGTTTCCAAGAGCTTCAGAATTTAGAGCAACAGCTTGATTCTGCACTAAGGCGCATAAGGTCAAGAAAG AACCAAGTCATGTACGaatcgatttctgagctccagAAGAAG GATAAGGCATTGCAGGAGCAAAACAACTTGCTGGCAAAGAAT gtaaaggagaaggagaaagcaGTAACTTCACAGGCACAATTGGAGCATGCGCAGAAGCAGAGCTTGGACTCCTCCTCCACCCTTCTACCACAGGAATTGCAGTACTTGAATTTCAG CAGGTCCAATTACCACCAGGCTATTAGATCAAGTAATGGAATATCAGGAGATAATCAGCAGGATGGAGATGAAACCGCGACTCCACATAGACCTAACACGCTGCTGCCTCCTTGGATGCTCCGCCACCTTAATGAATAG
- the LOC126625776 gene encoding truncated transcription factor CAULIFLOWER A-like isoform X2, whose product MGRGRVQLKRIENKINRQVTFSKRTSGLLKKAHEISVLCDAEVALIVFSTKGKLFEYSTDSCMERILERYERYSHAERQLLANDNESTGNWTLEHAKLKARVEVLQRNQSHYMGEDLQILSFQELQNLEQQLDSALRRIRSRKNQVMYESISELQKKDKALQEQNNLLAKNVKEKEKAVTSQAQLEHAQKQSLDSSSTLLPQELQYLNFRSNYHQAIRSSNGISGDNQQDGDETATPHRPNTLLPPWMLRHLNE is encoded by the exons ATGGGGAGGGGAAGGGTGCAGCTGAAGAGGATTGAGAACAAGATCAACAGGCAGGTGaccttctcaaagagaacgtcaGGGCTGCTGAAGAAAGCTCATGAGATTTCTGTACTTTGTGATGCTGAGGTTGCTTTGATTGTCTTCTCTACCAAAGGCAAGCTTTTTGAGTACTCCACTGATTCCTG CATGGAAAGGATCCTGGAAAGGTACGAAAGATACTCACATGCAGAGAGGCAGCTTCTTGCAAATGATAATGAATCCACT GGGAACTGGACTCTGGAACATGCAAAGCTCAAGGCTAGGGTGGAGGTTTTACAAAGAAATCAAAG TCATTATATGGGAGAAGATCTCCAAATCTTAAGTTTCCAAGAGCTTCAGAATTTAGAGCAACAGCTTGATTCTGCACTAAGGCGCATAAGGTCAAGAAAG AACCAAGTCATGTACGaatcgatttctgagctccagAAGAAG GATAAGGCATTGCAGGAGCAAAACAACTTGCTGGCAAAGAAT gtaaaggagaaggagaaagcaGTAACTTCACAGGCACAATTGGAGCATGCGCAGAAGCAGAGCTTGGACTCCTCCTCCACCCTTCTACCACAGGAATTGCAGTACTTGAATTTCAG GTCCAATTACCACCAGGCTATTAGATCAAGTAATGGAATATCAGGAGATAATCAGCAGGATGGAGATGAAACCGCGACTCCACATAGACCTAACACGCTGCTGCCTCCTTGGATGCTCCGCCACCTTAATGAATAG
- the LOC126625775 gene encoding uncharacterized protein LOC126625775 isoform X2 yields the protein MSRKYARLCGARPTVCLPIHSLSLWSKRKSRRRSGSVEATTDHNSTKFLNNISSRRDDDLGSTAEGVKNGNKIMVVVDSSLEAKGALEWALSHTVQSQDTIVLLHVAKPSKQQDSNGSTNLRDFELLRSMKNVCQRKRPGVEVEVAMLEGKEKGPIIVEEAKRQRVSLLVLGQERKRSTWWQLIKRWTRSRSSGEVFVEYCIQNSACMTIAVRRKSKKLGGYLITTKLHKNFWLLA from the exons ATGAGCAGGAAATATGCGAGACTGTGTGGTGCCCGGCCGACTGTTTGTCTTCCAATCCATTCACTGTCTCTCTGGTCGAAACGCAAGTCTAGACGGCGTTCCGGTTCCGTCGAAGCTACTACTGATCATAACAGCACAAAGTTCTTGAACAATATTAGCAGCAGGAGGGATGACGACTTGGGTAGTACTGCAGAAGGTGTGAAAAATGGGAACAAGATAATGGTTGTTGTGGATTCAAGCCTTGAAGCTAAGGGAGCTCTCGAATGGGCACTATCCCACACTGTCCAATCCCAGGACACAATTGTTCTTCTTCAtgtagctaaaccctccaaacAACAAG ACTCAAATGGGAGCACTAATTTAAGGGATTTTGAACTGCTTCGCTCGATGAAAAATGTGTGCCAAAGGAAAAGGCCTGGG gTGGAAGTGGAGGTAGCAATGCTTGAAGGGAAAGAAAAGGGCCCAATAATAGTGGAAGAAGCAAAGAGACAAAGGGTGTCCCTACTTGTTCTTGGCCAAGAAAGAAAGAGGTCGACTTGGTGGCAGCTAATCAAGAGGTGGACAAGGAGCAGATCATCGGGGGAGGTTTTTGTGGAATACTGCATTCAAAATTCTGCATGTATGACGATTGCTGTGAGGAGAAAGAGCAAGAAATTGGGAGGTTACTTGATCACCACTAAGCTTCACAAGAATTTCTGGCTTCTAGCTTGA
- the LOC126625775 gene encoding universal stress protein PHOS32-like isoform X1, producing the protein MSRKYARLCGARPTVCLPIHSLSLWSKRKSRRRSGSVEATTDHNSTKFLNNISSRRDDDLGSTAEGVKNGNKIMVVVDSSLEAKGALEWALSHTVQSQDTIVLLHVAKPSKQQGADSNGSTNLRDFELLRSMKNVCQRKRPGVEVEVAMLEGKEKGPIIVEEAKRQRVSLLVLGQERKRSTWWQLIKRWTRSRSSGEVFVEYCIQNSACMTIAVRRKSKKLGGYLITTKLHKNFWLLA; encoded by the exons ATGAGCAGGAAATATGCGAGACTGTGTGGTGCCCGGCCGACTGTTTGTCTTCCAATCCATTCACTGTCTCTCTGGTCGAAACGCAAGTCTAGACGGCGTTCCGGTTCCGTCGAAGCTACTACTGATCATAACAGCACAAAGTTCTTGAACAATATTAGCAGCAGGAGGGATGACGACTTGGGTAGTACTGCAGAAGGTGTGAAAAATGGGAACAAGATAATGGTTGTTGTGGATTCAAGCCTTGAAGCTAAGGGAGCTCTCGAATGGGCACTATCCCACACTGTCCAATCCCAGGACACAATTGTTCTTCTTCAtgtagctaaaccctccaaacAACAAG GTGCAGACTCAAATGGGAGCACTAATTTAAGGGATTTTGAACTGCTTCGCTCGATGAAAAATGTGTGCCAAAGGAAAAGGCCTGGG gTGGAAGTGGAGGTAGCAATGCTTGAAGGGAAAGAAAAGGGCCCAATAATAGTGGAAGAAGCAAAGAGACAAAGGGTGTCCCTACTTGTTCTTGGCCAAGAAAGAAAGAGGTCGACTTGGTGGCAGCTAATCAAGAGGTGGACAAGGAGCAGATCATCGGGGGAGGTTTTTGTGGAATACTGCATTCAAAATTCTGCATGTATGACGATTGCTGTGAGGAGAAAGAGCAAGAAATTGGGAGGTTACTTGATCACCACTAAGCTTCACAAGAATTTCTGGCTTCTAGCTTGA